A single Candidatus Limnocylindria bacterium DNA region contains:
- a CDS encoding nodulation protein NfeD yields MRIALRLASIVAMALGVSSFALAADDAHTVLVGHIEGVINPITARYVDRMIDEGEERKVAAVVFVIDTPGGLIDSTYKITGRMLNAGVPILTYVAPSGAHAASAGTFITLAGNVAAMAPSTNIGAAHPVDSSGGDIQGDLRLKAENDAVAQITNIARARGHNAQWAEDAVRKSVSIGADEAVSLKVVDYIAADVRDLVDRADGRQVSTSRGTVTLATKGAVLEESGPNPFEALLHLIVDPQIAVLLFTIGTYGIIFELSNPSLIFPGIIGVIAIILALFAFGTLDASAAGIALLIFSIVLFVAEIKIASHFLLTAGGLVSLIVGTIILFPPLRPTFPGLRADVDPVVIATVALVSGGFFFFVARFALATRQLAWAGGSPILVGATGVAKSDIGPNGVAYVGGEEWSARSESGAILKGSGVRVKRKEGLSLIVEPSDSSPGRGAS; encoded by the coding sequence ATGCGCATCGCGCTACGGCTGGCATCGATCGTCGCGATGGCGCTCGGCGTATCCAGCTTCGCCCTCGCCGCCGACGACGCCCATACCGTGCTGGTCGGGCACATCGAAGGCGTCATCAACCCGATCACCGCCCGTTACGTCGACCGGATGATCGACGAGGGCGAGGAGCGAAAGGTCGCCGCGGTCGTCTTCGTCATCGATACGCCGGGCGGTCTCATCGACTCCACCTACAAGATCACCGGGCGGATGCTGAACGCCGGCGTCCCGATCCTCACCTACGTCGCGCCCTCGGGTGCGCACGCCGCTTCGGCGGGCACGTTCATCACTCTCGCGGGCAACGTCGCGGCGATGGCGCCTTCGACGAACATCGGCGCCGCCCATCCGGTCGATTCGTCGGGCGGCGACATCCAAGGTGACCTGCGGCTGAAGGCCGAGAACGACGCGGTCGCGCAGATCACAAATATCGCTCGCGCGCGCGGGCACAACGCCCAGTGGGCCGAGGACGCGGTGCGCAAGAGCGTGAGCATCGGCGCGGACGAGGCCGTTAGCCTCAAGGTCGTCGACTACATCGCCGCCGACGTGCGTGACCTGGTCGACCGCGCCGATGGCCGACAGGTCTCGACGAGCCGCGGGACCGTCACGCTCGCGACGAAGGGAGCGGTCCTCGAGGAGAGCGGCCCGAACCCGTTCGAGGCACTGCTGCACCTGATCGTCGATCCGCAGATCGCGGTGCTCCTGTTCACGATCGGGACGTACGGCATCATCTTCGAGCTCAGCAATCCGAGCCTCATCTTCCCCGGCATCATCGGCGTGATCGCCATCATCCTCGCGCTCTTCGCGTTCGGCACCCTTGATGCGAGCGCGGCGGGGATCGCTCTTCTGATCTTCTCGATCGTGCTCTTCGTGGCCGAGATCAAGATCGCCAGCCACTTCCTGCTCACCGCGGGCGGTCTCGTCTCGCTCATCGTGGGGACGATCATCCTGTTCCCGCCGCTGCGGCCGACCTTCCCGGGCCTGCGCGCTGACGTCGATCCTGTCGTCATCGCCACGGTCGCGCTCGTGTCGGGCGGATTCTTCTTCTTCGTCGCGCGATTCGCGCTCGCGACGCGCCAACTCGCTTGGGCCGGCGGCTCGCCCATCCTCGTGGGTGCGACTGGCGTCGCGAAGAGCGACATAGGTCCGAACGGGGTCGCATACGTCGGAGGCGAGGAGTGGTCCGCGCGTAGTGAGAGCGGCGCGATCCTGAAGGGAAGCGGAGTCCGTGTGAAACGCAAGGAAGGCCTGAGCCTTATCGTCGAGCCGAGTGATTCGTCACCGGGGAGGGGAGCGTCCTGA
- a CDS encoding alpha/beta fold hydrolase, with translation MGAQRGDRPPLLLFHGWNGSSHNLSAWLPALAPHFSVLVPDLPGCAGVAPLATRHTARAYAQWALDLIAARGFEHVAVGGLCSGTAIALAFADLAPDRVTALLLHTPFLRPALIRPLIRAQLALLVSPMGVLWGPVRRSTTLSMLHRRLFAEGAQVDPEHLAHDQADLLAADARAGRELARDLLTDDRTGALRSWKGPLAAVLADQDAFVDTPQTVAALTKAAPQTVIERIPGGHGWTPAYREHQHAALSRLASLLRAAIA, from the coding sequence GTGGGTGCGCAGCGGGGGGACCGTCCGCCGCTCCTCCTCTTCCACGGATGGAATGGATCGAGCCACAACCTGAGCGCCTGGCTCCCCGCTCTCGCGCCGCACTTCAGCGTGCTCGTGCCCGATCTCCCCGGATGTGCAGGCGTCGCGCCGCTCGCCACGCGACATACCGCGCGCGCCTACGCGCAGTGGGCGCTGGATCTGATCGCAGCGCGCGGCTTCGAACACGTGGCCGTAGGCGGCCTGTGTTCGGGCACCGCGATCGCGCTCGCCTTCGCTGATCTCGCGCCTGACCGCGTGACGGCGCTGTTGCTCCACACGCCGTTCTTGCGGCCGGCCCTGATCCGGCCGCTCATCCGCGCGCAGCTCGCGCTGCTCGTCTCACCGATGGGCGTGCTGTGGGGTCCCGTGCGGCGGAGCACGACGCTGTCGATGCTGCATCGCAGGCTCTTCGCGGAAGGCGCGCAGGTCGACCCGGAGCATCTCGCGCACGATCAGGCGGACCTCCTGGCGGCCGACGCGCGTGCAGGCCGAGAGCTCGCGCGAGATCTGCTCACGGACGACCGCACCGGCGCGCTCCGGAGTTGGAAAGGTCCGCTCGCCGCGGTCCTCGCCGATCAAGATGCGTTCGTCGACACGCCGCAGACGGTCGCCGCGCTCACGAAGGCGGCGCCTCAGACGGTCATCGAGCGCATTCCGGGCGGTCACGGGTGGACGCCTGCGTACCGCGAGCACCAGCACGCCGCGCTTTCGCGCCTCGCGTCGCTGCTTCGCGCGGCCATCGCCTAG
- a CDS encoding nitroreductase/quinone reductase family protein, translating to MEAAAELRAAEEIVLITRGRKTGRPHEATVWCAYENGGIWLRTDRDSDWYRNLARDPRCRIRVGTFELGAVREPIADEAAALRHVVDLFRAKYGAEWVGDWYVERGRMPVRLRLAR from the coding sequence GTGGAAGCCGCCGCCGAGCTCCGCGCAGCGGAGGAGATCGTGCTGATCACACGCGGCCGGAAGACCGGTCGTCCGCACGAGGCGACCGTGTGGTGCGCCTACGAGAACGGAGGGATCTGGCTGCGGACCGATCGCGACAGCGATTGGTATCGGAACCTCGCCCGCGACCCGCGTTGCCGGATCCGCGTCGGTACGTTCGAGCTTGGCGCGGTGAGGGAGCCGATCGCCGACGAGGCCGCCGCGCTCCGCCACGTCGTCGATCTGTTCCGCGCCAAGTACGGCGCGGAATGGGTCGGGGACTGGTACGTCGAGCGCGGACGGATGCCGGTGCGGCTGCGGCTGGCGCGCTGA